A window of Caldicellulosiruptoraceae bacterium PP1 contains these coding sequences:
- a CDS encoding ABC transporter permease — protein MEATNIQLNSNKRKSKKSILKKFFEQRYLQAMAIPGVIWMIIFCYIPMYGLIIAFKEYDIALGINKSPWIGFMNFTEFFSDERFWLIMKNTIGISFWKLLIGFPLPILFAILLNELRSVGFKKTVQTVSYLPHFISWVVLGGILMSWLSDTGLINVIFVKLGILKDPVVFLAEPKYFWPIVVISDVWKELGWNAIIYLAAITSIDPELYEAATVDGAGRFRKMISITLPSISGTIAILFILAVSGILNSNFDQIFVLKNSLNADASDVIDIYVYRMGMQSMRFSYATAIGLFKSVIALMLLISANFVSKKLTDKSLF, from the coding sequence ATGGAAGCAACAAATATACAATTAAATTCAAACAAAAGAAAAAGTAAAAAAAGTATTCTGAAAAAATTCTTCGAACAAAGATATCTTCAGGCAATGGCAATTCCAGGTGTTATTTGGATGATAATTTTTTGTTACATACCTATGTATGGACTTATTATTGCATTTAAGGAATATGATATTGCACTTGGAATAAATAAATCACCTTGGATTGGATTTATGAACTTCACTGAATTCTTTTCTGATGAGCGATTTTGGCTTATTATGAAAAACACCATAGGTATTTCTTTTTGGAAGCTATTAATAGGTTTTCCTTTACCAATACTATTTGCAATACTCTTAAATGAGTTAAGATCAGTAGGATTCAAGAAAACTGTCCAAACAGTATCTTATTTACCACACTTTATTTCATGGGTTGTATTAGGTGGAATATTAATGTCTTGGTTATCAGATACTGGGCTCATTAATGTAATATTTGTAAAATTAGGTATATTAAAAGATCCTGTTGTATTTTTAGCAGAACCAAAATACTTTTGGCCAATAGTCGTAATCTCAGATGTTTGGAAAGAACTTGGATGGAATGCGATAATCTATCTTGCTGCAATAACAAGTATTGACCCAGAACTATATGAGGCTGCAACAGTTGATGGTGCTGGAAGGTTTAGGAAGATGATAAGTATTACATTACCAAGTATATCGGGAACAATTGCAATTTTATTTATATTAGCTGTAAGTGGAATATTAAATTCAAACTTTGACCAGATATTTGTTTTGAAAAATTCACTAAATGCTGATGCAAGTGATGTTATTGATATATATGTGTATAGAATGGGTATGCAGTCAATGAGATTTTCATATGCTACTGCAATAGGACTTTTTAAATCAGTTATTGCATTAATGCTTCTTATAAGTGCTAACTTTGTATCAAAAAAGCTTACAGACAAATCTTTGTTCTAA